A genomic segment from Barrientosiimonas humi encodes:
- a CDS encoding 2-hydroxy-3-oxopropionate reductase, with product MSTKVAFIGLGIMGSPMAVHLQNGDYDVTGFNRSPEATQPLVEAGGTAADSTAEAVKDAEVVCVMVPDSPDVQDVLLGEDGVLANVPKGALVIDFSSIRPDVTKELAEAAGEAGVRLLDAPVSGGEAGAKNAALSIMVGGDEADFKEAQPLLETVGKTVVHVGPSGAGQTVKAANQLIVAANIEALAEALVFLEAYGVDTAAAMDVLGGGLAGSAVLNQKRENMLTRSFDPGFRIDLHHKDLGIVTSAAREVGVVLPMGAVVAQLMASARANGDGGLDHSGLLRGVERLSGATGTTNDGRGA from the coding sequence ATGAGCACGAAGGTCGCATTCATCGGGCTGGGCATCATGGGGTCGCCCATGGCCGTCCACCTGCAGAACGGTGACTACGACGTCACCGGGTTCAACCGCTCGCCGGAGGCCACCCAGCCGCTGGTCGAGGCAGGCGGCACCGCCGCCGACAGCACCGCCGAGGCCGTCAAGGACGCCGAGGTCGTGTGCGTGATGGTGCCCGACTCCCCCGACGTGCAGGACGTCCTGCTCGGGGAGGACGGCGTCCTCGCCAACGTGCCGAAGGGCGCGCTGGTGATCGACTTCTCCTCGATCCGCCCCGACGTGACCAAGGAGCTGGCCGAGGCGGCCGGTGAGGCGGGCGTACGCCTGCTCGACGCCCCCGTGTCCGGCGGCGAGGCGGGCGCCAAGAACGCCGCGCTGTCGATCATGGTCGGCGGCGACGAGGCCGACTTCAAGGAGGCCCAGCCGCTGCTGGAGACCGTCGGCAAGACGGTCGTGCACGTCGGCCCGAGCGGCGCCGGCCAGACGGTCAAGGCAGCCAACCAGCTCATCGTCGCGGCCAACATCGAGGCCCTCGCCGAGGCGCTGGTCTTCCTCGAGGCGTACGGCGTCGACACCGCGGCGGCGATGGACGTGCTCGGCGGCGGACTCGCCGGCAGCGCCGTGCTGAACCAGAAGCGGGAGAACATGCTGACCCGCTCGTTCGACCCGGGCTTCCGGATCGACCTGCACCACAAGGACCTGGGCATCGTGACCTCCGCTGCCCGCGAGGTCGGGGTCGTGCTGCCGATGGGCGCGGTCGTCGCACAGCTCATGGCGTCGGCCCGGGCCAACGGCGACGGCGGGCTCGACCACAGCGGGCTCCTGCGCGGCGTCGAACGCCTGAGCGGGGCGACCGGCACGACGAACGACGGGAGGGGTGCGTGA
- a CDS encoding low temperature requirement protein A has protein sequence MTTESAGSRTRLRLAPMRPRDPSEPGRSASTLELFFDLVFVVAVSIASVQLHEALTEAHVVDGLVSYALIFFAIWWAWMNFTWFATSFGTDDWLYRLLTIVQMAGVLILAAGIQPLFADGDFTLAVAGYVVMRVGLVAQWIRASISNPDLRRTTLTYAVGVTVMQILWIATLPLEGTARYVVVPLLVAGEISVPVIAERQRALPWHPHHITERYGLFTLILLGESLLGSSNAIIEGLRGEHDLVQLVSVAVLTLVSTAALWWIYFWPPHHESIGSLGRSVRYGYTHYFVFAAAGALSAGIEVELDVINGDSKLSDVAAAFTFTVPVAVFILGIWWIAMCDFADRFTNIVIPAGAALILLDPIVPLPFAITSVVLVVMLVVLVVHPTVQRGQGEGDRPLVQYEREQRGLNE, from the coding sequence ATGACCACCGAGTCCGCCGGCAGCCGCACGCGGCTGCGCCTGGCGCCGATGCGGCCGCGTGACCCCAGCGAGCCGGGGCGCTCGGCCTCCACCCTCGAGCTGTTCTTCGACCTGGTCTTCGTCGTCGCGGTGAGCATCGCCTCGGTGCAGCTTCACGAGGCGCTCACCGAGGCGCACGTGGTCGACGGCCTGGTGTCCTACGCCCTGATCTTCTTCGCGATCTGGTGGGCGTGGATGAACTTCACCTGGTTCGCGACCTCGTTCGGCACCGACGACTGGCTCTACCGGCTGCTCACGATCGTGCAGATGGCCGGGGTGCTGATCCTCGCCGCGGGGATCCAACCGCTGTTCGCCGACGGCGACTTCACGCTCGCGGTCGCGGGTTACGTCGTCATGCGGGTCGGGTTGGTGGCGCAGTGGATCCGCGCCTCCATCTCCAACCCCGACCTGCGCCGCACGACGCTGACCTACGCCGTCGGCGTGACGGTCATGCAGATCCTGTGGATCGCGACGCTGCCCCTGGAGGGGACGGCACGCTACGTCGTGGTCCCCCTGCTCGTCGCCGGGGAGATCTCGGTGCCGGTGATCGCCGAGCGGCAGCGGGCGCTGCCGTGGCACCCGCACCACATCACCGAGCGCTACGGGCTGTTCACCCTGATCCTGCTCGGCGAGAGCCTGCTCGGCTCGTCCAACGCGATCATCGAGGGGCTGCGCGGCGAGCACGACCTGGTGCAGCTCGTCTCGGTCGCGGTGCTGACCCTGGTGTCGACGGCCGCCCTGTGGTGGATCTACTTCTGGCCGCCGCACCACGAGTCGATCGGCAGCCTGGGCCGGTCGGTGCGCTACGGCTACACCCACTACTTCGTGTTCGCCGCGGCGGGCGCCCTGTCGGCCGGCATCGAGGTCGAGCTCGACGTGATCAACGGCGACTCCAAGCTGTCCGACGTCGCGGCGGCCTTCACCTTCACCGTGCCCGTGGCGGTGTTCATCCTCGGCATCTGGTGGATCGCGATGTGCGACTTCGCCGACCGGTTCACCAACATCGTGATCCCGGCCGGCGCCGCGTTGATCCTGCTCGACCCGATCGTCCCGCTGCCGTTCGCGATCACCTCGGTCGTGCTCGTCGTGATGCTCGTCGTGCTCGTGGTCCACCCGACGGTGCAGCGCGGTCAGGGCGAGGGCGACCGGCCTCTCGTGCAGTACGAACGGGAGCAGCGCGGGCTCAACGAGTGA
- a CDS encoding hydroxypyruvate isomerase family protein, with translation MPSPRRYAVNLSILFTEVPFLERPQAAADAGFDAVESWWPWPTATPSQEEVDAFVQAIESAGVQLVGLNFFAGDMPGGDRGLFAWPEREEELRANIPVVVEIGRRLGCRAFNGLYGNRIDGVDAETADAQATTMLGEAAAAVAEIDGTVLIEPVSGTPAYPLKTAAEAVAVIDRVRAETGAENLGFLCDLYHLAANGDDVEAAVQTYGGRAAHVQIADNPGRGEPGTGDLDLDRYLDELAQQGYSGYVALEYKTTSTTTEGLDAWLPRAERSAGADSARSHA, from the coding sequence ATGCCGAGCCCACGCCGCTACGCGGTCAACCTGTCGATCCTGTTCACCGAGGTGCCCTTCCTCGAGCGCCCGCAGGCCGCCGCCGACGCCGGTTTCGACGCCGTCGAGTCGTGGTGGCCGTGGCCGACCGCGACCCCGAGCCAGGAGGAGGTCGACGCGTTCGTGCAAGCGATCGAGTCCGCCGGCGTGCAGCTGGTCGGCCTCAACTTCTTCGCCGGCGACATGCCCGGCGGCGACCGCGGCCTGTTCGCCTGGCCCGAGCGCGAGGAGGAGCTGCGCGCCAACATCCCGGTCGTCGTCGAGATCGGGCGGCGCCTCGGGTGCCGGGCGTTCAACGGCCTGTACGGCAACCGCATCGACGGCGTCGACGCCGAGACCGCCGACGCCCAGGCCACGACGATGCTCGGCGAGGCCGCCGCGGCCGTCGCCGAGATCGACGGCACCGTGCTGATCGAGCCGGTGAGCGGCACCCCCGCCTACCCGCTCAAGACCGCCGCCGAGGCCGTCGCGGTGATCGACCGCGTGCGCGCCGAGACCGGAGCCGAGAACCTCGGATTCCTCTGCGATCTCTACCATCTCGCGGCCAACGGCGACGACGTCGAGGCGGCCGTGCAGACGTACGGCGGGCGTGCGGCGCACGTGCAGATCGCCGACAACCCCGGTCGCGGGGAGCCGGGCACCGGCGACCTCGATCTCGACCGCTACCTCGACGAGCTGGCCCAGCAGGGCTACAGCGGCTACGTCGCCCTCGAGTACAAGACCACCTCCACCACCACCGAAGGGCTCGACGCGTGGCTGCCGCGCGCCGAGCGCAGCGCCGGTGCAGATTCCGCTAGGAGCCACGCATGA
- a CDS encoding IclR family transcriptional regulator: MVDTPADKTRAGGVQSVARALDILEVVDAAGGETSLSQISAATGLPMPTIHRIVRTLVDRSYLRQLPDRRYALGTRLIPLGNSAREGFGARAARELAAVVHEFGETVNLATLDGDQLVYVGQVPSPRAMRMFTELGQHVQPHCRAAGKALLSRLPDDEVRALLDRVGMPAMTPSTITDPDVLLRQLADVRTEGYATEDGEMELGVRCVAVPVPSEQGNFSISLSAPESRLTDDVRDRALPVLRTVAERLAEQLEPGAA, from the coding sequence ATGGTCGACACCCCGGCCGACAAGACGCGAGCGGGAGGCGTCCAGTCGGTGGCGCGCGCCCTCGACATCCTCGAGGTGGTCGACGCCGCCGGCGGCGAGACCTCGCTGAGCCAGATCAGCGCGGCCACCGGTCTGCCGATGCCGACCATCCACCGCATCGTGCGCACCCTCGTCGACCGGTCGTACCTGCGCCAGCTGCCCGACCGGCGCTACGCCCTCGGAACCCGGCTCATCCCGCTCGGCAACAGCGCCCGCGAGGGGTTCGGCGCCCGGGCCGCGCGCGAGCTCGCCGCGGTGGTGCACGAGTTCGGGGAGACGGTCAACCTCGCGACGCTCGACGGCGACCAGCTGGTCTACGTCGGCCAGGTGCCCTCGCCGCGCGCGATGCGCATGTTCACCGAGCTCGGCCAGCACGTGCAGCCGCACTGCCGTGCGGCCGGCAAGGCCCTGCTGTCGCGGCTGCCCGACGACGAGGTGCGCGCGCTGCTCGACCGGGTCGGCATGCCGGCGATGACGCCCAGCACCATCACCGACCCCGACGTGCTGCTGCGCCAGCTCGCCGACGTGCGCACCGAGGGCTATGCCACCGAGGACGGCGAGATGGAGCTCGGCGTGCGCTGCGTCGCCGTGCCCGTCCCGAGCGAGCAGGGCAACTTCTCGATCTCGCTGTCGGCGCCGGAGTCGCGCCTGACCGACGACGTGCGCGATCGTGCCCTCCCCGTGCTGCGCACCGTCGCCGAGCGGCTGGCCGAGCAGCTGGAGCCCGGCGCAGCCTGA
- a CDS encoding NAD-dependent malic enzyme: MSAPSPGYSITLRVACPTDPSATARLSSAIAEAGAMVTALDVAESRHDAILVDVGCNASGQEHVEQIRATIEALDGFTVDKVSDRTFLLHIGGKIEVTPKVSLKHRDDLSRAYTPGVARVCTAIAEKPEDARRLTIKRNTVAVVTDGSAVLGLGNIGPEAALPVMEGKAALFKRFADVDAWPVCLATQDTDEIVQIVKAISPVYGGVNLEDISAPRCFEIEKRLRDELDIPIFHDDQHGTAIVTLAALVNALKVVGKKIGDVRIVVSGVGAAGTAIIKLLLAEGATDVIGCDRHGAVTEAKPGSGEMREWLVAHTNLERRTGTLAEVLVDADVFIGVSAPDLLTGDDIARMADDAIVFAMANPVPEVDPVAAAEHAAVVATGRSDFANQINNVLAFPGFFRGLLDGGTSDITDDMLSAAARAIAACVGEHELNASFIVPSVFDPEVAPAVAEAVADVAKAEIAKGKTTEVGRS, translated from the coding sequence GTGTCAGCTCCGAGCCCTGGCTATTCCATCACCCTGCGGGTCGCCTGCCCCACCGATCCGTCGGCCACCGCGCGCCTGTCGAGCGCCATCGCCGAGGCCGGGGCCATGGTCACCGCGCTCGACGTCGCGGAGAGCCGGCACGACGCGATCCTCGTCGACGTGGGCTGCAACGCCTCCGGCCAGGAGCACGTGGAGCAGATCAGGGCCACGATCGAGGCGCTCGACGGGTTCACCGTCGACAAGGTCAGCGACCGCACCTTCCTGCTGCACATCGGCGGCAAGATCGAGGTCACGCCCAAGGTGTCGCTGAAGCACCGCGACGACCTGAGCCGGGCGTACACCCCCGGCGTCGCCCGAGTGTGCACCGCGATCGCCGAGAAGCCTGAGGACGCAAGGCGACTCACGATCAAGCGCAACACCGTCGCGGTCGTCACCGACGGCTCGGCCGTGCTCGGCCTCGGCAACATCGGGCCGGAGGCGGCGCTGCCCGTCATGGAGGGCAAGGCGGCGCTGTTCAAGCGGTTCGCCGACGTCGACGCCTGGCCGGTCTGCCTCGCGACGCAGGACACCGACGAGATCGTGCAGATCGTCAAGGCGATCTCCCCGGTCTACGGCGGGGTCAACCTCGAGGACATCTCGGCGCCGCGCTGCTTCGAGATCGAGAAGCGGCTGCGCGACGAGCTGGACATCCCGATCTTCCACGACGACCAGCACGGCACCGCGATCGTCACGCTCGCCGCGCTGGTCAACGCGCTGAAGGTCGTCGGCAAGAAGATCGGCGACGTGCGCATCGTCGTGAGCGGCGTGGGCGCGGCCGGCACCGCGATCATCAAGCTGCTGCTGGCCGAGGGCGCGACCGACGTCATCGGGTGCGACCGGCACGGCGCCGTCACCGAGGCCAAGCCCGGCTCGGGCGAGATGCGCGAGTGGCTCGTCGCCCACACCAACCTCGAGCGCCGCACCGGCACGCTCGCCGAGGTGCTGGTCGACGCCGACGTGTTCATCGGCGTGTCCGCACCCGACCTGCTCACCGGCGACGACATCGCCCGGATGGCCGACGACGCCATCGTGTTCGCGATGGCCAACCCGGTGCCCGAGGTCGACCCGGTCGCGGCCGCCGAGCACGCCGCGGTCGTCGCGACCGGCCGCAGCGACTTCGCCAACCAGATCAACAACGTGCTGGCCTTCCCCGGCTTCTTCCGCGGGCTGCTCGACGGCGGCACGAGCGACATCACCGACGACATGCTCTCCGCCGCCGCGCGCGCGATCGCCGCGTGCGTGGGCGAGCACGAGCTCAACGCCAGCTTCATCGTCCCGAGCGTGTTCGACCCCGAGGTCGCACCGGCCGTGGCCGAGGCCGTCGCCGACGTCGCCAAGGCCGAGATCGCCAAGGGCAAGACCACGGAGGTGGGCCGTTCATGA
- a CDS encoding arylamine N-acetyltransferase family protein, with the protein MPWDSSALDLDAYLTRTGASVRPPSLAALTDLLVAHARTFPFDNVDVLLEQHPGVSLEVVQEKFVGRGRGGYCFEHGTLVHAVLDRLGYAVEPHLGRVGDVREGSRTHLTLVVTLDGVRYLCDPGIGVPPLAPVALADHAQAPEGLWPHEIRETGKEQPGGSAWELWRRRTDEWELMHLVDELPARRIDVEMGHLWTSTAPTSHFRSALIANRHQVDPDGTPALVTINEHAITEGRAGEEPVRRTYDLAELPELLTRVGAHLSEDEAARLIERVRELRGLP; encoded by the coding sequence ATGCCCTGGGACTCCTCCGCCCTCGACCTCGACGCCTACCTCACCCGCACCGGCGCGAGCGTCCGGCCGCCGTCGCTCGCCGCGCTCACCGACCTGCTCGTCGCGCACGCGCGCACCTTCCCCTTCGACAACGTCGACGTGCTCCTCGAGCAGCACCCGGGGGTCTCGCTCGAGGTCGTCCAGGAGAAGTTCGTGGGCCGTGGCCGCGGCGGCTACTGCTTCGAGCACGGCACCCTGGTGCACGCGGTGCTCGACCGACTCGGCTATGCGGTCGAGCCCCACCTCGGGCGCGTCGGCGACGTGCGCGAGGGCTCGCGCACCCACCTGACCCTGGTGGTGACGCTCGACGGCGTGCGCTATCTCTGCGACCCGGGGATCGGCGTCCCGCCGCTCGCCCCCGTCGCGCTCGCCGACCACGCGCAGGCACCAGAAGGCTTGTGGCCGCACGAGATTCGCGAGACCGGCAAGGAGCAGCCGGGCGGCTCGGCGTGGGAGCTGTGGCGGCGGCGCACCGACGAGTGGGAGCTGATGCACCTGGTCGACGAGCTCCCCGCGCGACGCATCGACGTCGAGATGGGGCACTTGTGGACCAGCACAGCACCCACGTCGCACTTCCGCAGCGCGCTGATCGCCAACCGGCACCAGGTCGACCCCGACGGCACCCCCGCGCTGGTCACGATCAACGAGCACGCGATCACCGAAGGCCGCGCGGGCGAGGAGCCCGTGCGCCGGACGTACGACCTCGCCGAGCTGCCCGAGCTGCTCACCCGGGTCGGCGCGCACCTGAGCGAGGACGAAGCCGCGCGGCTGATCGAGCGGGTGCGCGAGCTGCGGGGCCTACCGTGA
- a CDS encoding DUF6986 family protein: MTDVTTELTAELDRQLQQADAELAARYPGERVDRQPVHTVYVPADRFGAGTVRAWGTEALRLLDTFAPDAPTLAAATGFDPGEVSEAYDAVRGKLQVEPVEDLRVDLEDGYGLRPDDVEDAHLRGTVEAFRRMADDGTRPPWFGVRFKSFEAPTRARGVRTLTQVVGAFADGGALPDGFTLTLPKVTSIAQVEAMVTACERLEQAYGLGAGAITFEIQVETAQSIMAPDGTAAVARMIGAAQGRASSLHYGTFDYSAGLGIAAAYQSLDHPAADHAKFVMQVAAAQTGVRMSDGSTNVVAFGDAEQAAATWRLHAGLVDRSLVRGIYQGWDMHPGHLVSRYLATYTFFRRAAPSAAARLKAYVARVEGDVMDEPATARMLSHALLRGMRCGAVDSGDVAAATGLTEADLVALTR, from the coding sequence ATGACCGACGTCACCACCGAGCTCACCGCCGAGCTCGACCGGCAGCTGCAGCAGGCCGACGCCGAGCTCGCCGCGCGCTATCCCGGCGAGCGGGTCGACCGGCAGCCCGTGCACACGGTGTACGTCCCCGCCGACCGGTTCGGCGCCGGCACCGTGCGCGCGTGGGGCACCGAGGCCCTGCGGCTGCTCGACACCTTCGCCCCCGACGCACCGACCCTCGCCGCGGCCACCGGGTTCGACCCGGGCGAGGTGAGCGAGGCGTACGACGCGGTGCGCGGCAAGCTGCAGGTCGAGCCGGTCGAGGACCTGCGGGTCGACCTCGAGGACGGCTACGGCCTGCGGCCCGACGACGTCGAGGACGCCCACCTGCGCGGCACCGTCGAGGCGTTCCGCCGGATGGCCGACGACGGCACCCGGCCGCCGTGGTTCGGCGTGCGGTTCAAGAGCTTCGAGGCGCCCACCCGGGCGCGCGGGGTGCGCACGCTGACCCAGGTCGTCGGCGCGTTCGCCGACGGCGGCGCGCTGCCCGACGGCTTCACCCTGACCCTGCCCAAGGTCACGTCCATCGCCCAGGTCGAGGCGATGGTGACGGCGTGCGAGCGGCTGGAGCAGGCGTACGGGCTCGGGGCCGGCGCCATCACGTTCGAGATCCAGGTCGAGACCGCGCAGTCGATCATGGCCCCCGACGGCACGGCGGCGGTCGCGCGGATGATCGGCGCGGCGCAGGGGCGGGCCAGCTCGCTGCACTACGGGACGTTCGACTACAGCGCCGGGCTCGGCATCGCGGCGGCCTACCAGTCGCTGGACCACCCGGCCGCCGACCACGCCAAGTTCGTCATGCAGGTGGCCGCCGCCCAGACCGGCGTGCGGATGAGCGACGGCTCCACCAACGTCGTCGCGTTCGGCGACGCCGAGCAGGCGGCCGCGACCTGGCGGCTGCACGCCGGGCTGGTCGACCGGTCGCTGGTGCGCGGGATCTACCAGGGCTGGGACATGCACCCGGGCCACCTGGTCTCGCGCTACCTCGCGACCTACACCTTCTTCCGGCGGGCGGCGCCGAGCGCGGCCGCCCGGCTGAAGGCGTACGTCGCGCGCGTGGAGGGCGACGTGATGGACGAGCCCGCCACCGCGCGGATGCTCTCGCACGCACTGCTGCGCGGGATGCGTTGCGGCGCAGTCGATTCCGGCGATGTCGCGGCGGCCACCGGGCTGACCGAGGCCGACCTGGTGGCGCTCACTCGTTGA
- the gcl gene encoding glyoxylate carboligase has product MARMRAVDAACLILEKEGATQLFGLPGAAINPFYSAVRAHGGLKHVLARHVEAASHMAEGFTRAKAGNIGVCVGTSGPAGTDMITGLYAASADSIPILALTGQAPVAKLQKEDFQAVDIASIAAPVTKWAVTVMEGGQVPGTFQRAFWLMREGRPGPVLIDLPIDVQLTEIEFDIDAYEPLPVARPAATRAQAEKALAMMNAAERPLIVAGGGIVSAEASDLLVELAEVTGVPVIPTLMGWGTIPDNHHLMAGMVGLQTSHRYGNATMLASDFVMGVGNRWANRHTGSVEVFAKDRTFVHIDIEPTQIGRVFAPDLGIVSDARAALEQLVAVAREQQAAGSLPDRTVWAEECRQRKATMQRKTNFDAVPIKPQRVYQEMNKAFGPDTRYVSTIGLSQIQAAQLLHVFKPRHWINAGQAGPLGWTVPATLGVATADPEATVVALSGDYDFQFLIEELAVGAQFKIPYIHVLVNNAYLGLIRQAQRGFEMDYCVQLSFDNVNAEGDAPAGYGVDHVKVVEGLGCKAIRVTEPDEILPALETAKKLLVEFEVPVVVEVILERVTNVSMGTEIDNVVEFEELAAAGEDAPTATVALLD; this is encoded by the coding sequence ATGGCACGGATGCGAGCAGTCGACGCGGCTTGCCTGATCCTCGAGAAGGAAGGCGCCACACAGCTTTTCGGGCTCCCCGGCGCGGCGATCAACCCGTTCTACAGCGCGGTGCGCGCGCACGGCGGACTGAAGCACGTGCTGGCGCGCCACGTCGAGGCGGCGTCGCACATGGCCGAGGGGTTCACCCGCGCGAAGGCCGGCAACATCGGCGTCTGCGTCGGCACGTCCGGCCCGGCCGGCACCGACATGATCACCGGGCTGTACGCCGCCTCCGCCGACTCGATCCCGATCCTGGCCCTCACCGGTCAGGCTCCGGTCGCCAAGCTGCAGAAGGAGGACTTCCAGGCCGTCGACATCGCCTCGATCGCCGCGCCCGTCACCAAGTGGGCGGTCACGGTGATGGAGGGCGGGCAGGTCCCGGGCACCTTCCAGCGCGCCTTCTGGCTGATGCGTGAGGGCCGGCCCGGGCCGGTGCTCATCGACCTGCCGATCGACGTGCAGCTCACCGAGATCGAGTTCGACATCGACGCCTACGAGCCGCTGCCGGTCGCGCGGCCGGCGGCCACCCGGGCCCAGGCCGAGAAGGCGCTGGCGATGATGAACGCCGCCGAGCGTCCGCTCATCGTGGCCGGCGGCGGCATCGTGAGCGCCGAGGCCTCCGACCTGCTGGTCGAGCTCGCCGAGGTCACCGGCGTGCCGGTGATCCCGACCCTGATGGGCTGGGGCACGATCCCCGACAACCACCACCTGATGGCCGGCATGGTCGGGCTGCAGACGTCGCACCGCTACGGCAACGCGACGATGCTCGCCTCCGACTTCGTGATGGGCGTCGGCAACCGCTGGGCGAACCGGCACACCGGCAGCGTCGAGGTCTTCGCCAAGGACCGCACGTTCGTGCACATCGACATCGAACCCACCCAGATCGGAAGGGTTTTCGCGCCCGACCTGGGCATCGTGTCCGACGCCCGGGCCGCTCTCGAGCAGCTCGTCGCGGTCGCGCGCGAGCAGCAGGCGGCCGGCAGCCTGCCCGACCGCACCGTGTGGGCCGAGGAGTGCCGGCAGCGCAAGGCGACGATGCAGCGCAAGACCAACTTCGACGCCGTGCCGATCAAGCCGCAGCGGGTCTACCAGGAGATGAACAAGGCGTTCGGGCCCGACACCCGCTACGTCTCGACCATCGGCCTGTCGCAGATCCAGGCGGCCCAGCTGCTGCACGTGTTCAAGCCGCGGCACTGGATCAACGCCGGCCAGGCCGGCCCGCTGGGCTGGACCGTCCCGGCGACGCTCGGGGTGGCCACGGCCGACCCCGAGGCGACGGTCGTCGCGCTGTCCGGCGACTACGACTTCCAGTTCCTCATCGAGGAGCTCGCGGTCGGCGCGCAGTTCAAGATCCCGTACATCCACGTGCTGGTGAACAACGCCTACCTCGGCCTGATCCGGCAGGCGCAGCGCGGGTTCGAGATGGACTACTGCGTGCAGCTGTCGTTCGACAACGTCAACGCCGAGGGCGACGCCCCGGCCGGCTACGGCGTCGACCACGTCAAGGTCGTCGAGGGCCTGGGCTGCAAGGCGATCCGGGTCACCGAGCCCGACGAGATCCTGCCGGCGCTGGAGACGGCGAAGAAGCTGCTCGTCGAGTTCGAGGTCCCGGTCGTCGTCGAGGTCATCCTCGAGCGCGTCACCAACGTGTCGATGGGCACCGAGATCGACAACGTCGTCGAGTTCGAGGAGCTCGCCGCCGCCGGCGAGGACGCCCCGACCGCAACCGTCGCGCTGCTGGACTGA